In Conger conger chromosome 12, fConCon1.1, whole genome shotgun sequence, one DNA window encodes the following:
- the LOC133141646 gene encoding endoplasmic reticulum metallopeptidase 1 has translation MESDTTIRRIKPYGTQNNVSKQDNNALEQCGNNGCGEAKKKPEVSLYLLNEGIGVVFVAVFLALLWVLVHLSLQQLVIGKSTGEFNAIRARKHLEKITGVGPRPVGSVENEVLTVNYLLEQIQHIQAEATKGPHSISVDVQRPTGSFSIDFLGGFTSYYDKVTNVAVKLEPKAGAEHLMLANCHFDTVANSPGASDDAVSCAVMLEVLHSLANLSSPLRHGVLFLFNGAEENVLQASHGFITQHPWASHVRAFINLEAAGVGGKEVVFQTGPENPWLVQAYVHAAKHPFASVVGQEVFQSGVIPSDTDFRIYRDFGNIPGIDLAFIENGFIYHTKYDTPDRILTDSIQRAGDNILAVLKHLAMSEKLADSSEYRHGNMVFFDLLGVFVVAYPARVGTIINCMATMATFFFLGKKCTLPINGGVRYVRELACAAGVVVISWLVTLLSVLIVAVLVSLLGRSMFWYNHFYMSVCLYGAAATGKMVLIHTLAKNLYYGGVRRLELGDLFFDVSLLLWCCALVYLTQQGLCSAYVPLLMVAFPLATKLLLSREFKQRGATVLYTVLYLLGLALPYVHFIFLIWVVFEIFTPILGRSGTEIPPDLVLASLVTMGTIFLSSFFLHFIYLAKSTKWILTGLGTIFTMALILVSCGLFFPYTADPASPRPKRVFLQHTTRTFHGLDGQVERRDSGLWINSFDYTGMRYISPHVPEINDTIRTKCQEDLPFCGFPWFLPVKFLVKKNWYLPVPEVSPKSPIEFKLLSKQETDWGTTKLTFEVKGPSHMSLYLMPHPGALLSRWSFGDGTPKFDLSGEYFIFYSHGLESPPWKFWFEIQPPKTPDPSGPEGMISVAIASHYFFGEDQKTPQLNEMLQRFPKWAFPSSWVSTYHMYRY, from the exons ATGGAGAGTGACACCACAATAAGGAGAATAAAACCCTACGGTACTCAGAATAATGTTTCTAAGCAAGATAATAATGCCCTGGAACAGTGTGGAAACAACGGTTGTGGTGAAGCGAAAAAGAAGCCTGAAGTCAGTTTGTACTTGCTGAACGAAGGAATCGGAGTAGTTTTTGTTGCTGTGTTCCTTGCTTTGCTGTGGGTACTGGTTCATTTGTCCCTGCAGCAGCTAGTCATAGGGAAATCCACCGGCGAGTTCAATGCAATAAGGGCAAG AAAGCACCTAGAGAAGATCACCGGTGTTGGTCCCAGGCCCGTAGGCAGTGTGGAGAACGAGGTGCTGACAGTGAACTACCTGCTGGAACAGATCCAGCACATCCAGGCAGAGGCTACCAAAGGCCCACACTCCATCTCCGTGGACGTGCAGCGGCCAACCGGCTCCTTCAGCATCGACTTCCTGGGCGGCTTCACCAGTTACTATGACAAGGTCACCAACGTCGCCGTCAAGCTGGAACCCAAGGCTGGGGCCGAACATCTCATGCTGGCTAACTGTCATTTTGACACCGTGGCTAACAGTCCAG GAGCGAGTGACGACGCGGTCAGCTGTGCCGTCATGCTGGAGGTGCTCCACTCCCTCGCCAACCTGTCCTCGCCCCTGCGACACGGAgtcctcttcctcttcaacGGGGCCGAGGAGAACGTCCTGCAG GCCAGCCACGGGTTCATCACGCAGCACCCGTGGGCATCACACGTCCGGGCCTTCATCAACCTGGAGGCGGCTGGCGTCGGGGGCAAGGAGGTGGTGtttcagacag GACCTGAAAACCCCTGGTTAGTCCAGGCCTACGTGCATGCAGCCAAACACCCCTTTGCCTCTGTGGTTGGCCAGGAGGTCTTCCAGAGTGGAGTGATCCCATCGGACACAGATTTCAGAATCTACAGGGACTTCGGGAATATCCCAG GCATTGATTTGGCCTTCATTGAAAACGGATTCATCTACCACACAAAGTATGACACGCCAGATCGGATCCTAACCGATTCCATTCAGAGAGCCG GTGACAATATCCTGGCTGTCCTCAAGCACCTTGCCATGTCAGAAAAGCTGGCTGATTCCTCGGAGTATCGCCATGGCAATATGGTGTTTTTCGACTTGCTGGGCGTCTTTGTGGTGGCCTACCCTGCTCGTGTCGGCACCATTATCAACTGCATGGCAACCATGGCAACCTTTTTCTTCTTGGGAAAGAAATGCACTCTGCCTATCAATGGGG gggtGCGGTATGTGCGAGAGCTGGCCTGTGCAGCCGGAGTGGTGGTCATCAGCTGGCTGGTCACCCTGCTGTCTGTGCTCATCGTGGCTGTGCTGGTGTCCCTCTTGGGGAGGTCTATGTTCTGGTACAACCACTTCTACATGTCAGTATGTCTCTATGGTGCTGCTGCCACCGGCAAGATGGTCCTCATCCATACCCTGGCTAAGAATCTCTACTATGGG GGGGTGCGAAGGCTGGAGCTGGGAGACCTCTTCTTCGATGTGAGTCTGCTGCTGTGGTGCTGCGCCCTGGTCTACCTCACCCAGCAGGGCCTGTGCTCGGCCTATGTGCCCCTGCTGATGGTGGCCTTCCCCCTGGCCACCAAACTGCTGCTGAGCCGCGAGTTCAAGCAGAGAG GTGCGACGGTCCTGTACACAGTGCTGTACCTGCTGGGCCTGGCCTTGCCCTACGTCCACTTCATCTTCCTCATCTGGGTGGTGTTTGAGATCTTCACCCCCATCCTGGGCCGCAGCGGCACCGAGATCCCCCCCGACCTGGTGCTGGCTTCCCTCGTCACTATGGGCaccatcttcctctcctccttcttt CTCCACTTCATCTACCTGGCCAAGAGCACCAAGTGGATTCTGACAGGCCTGGGCACCATCTTTACCATGGCCCTCATCCTGGTCTCTTGTGGCCTGTTCTTCCCCTACACCGCTGACCCAGCCAGCCCGCGGCCCAAGCGCGTTTTCCTGCAG CACACCACGCGGACGTTCCACGGTCTGGACGGGCAGGTGGAGAGGAGGGACTCGGGCCTGTGGATCAACAGCTTCGATTACACAGGGATGCGCTACATCAGCCCCCACGTGCCGGAAATCAACGATACCATCCGGACCAAGTGCCAGGAAGACCTGCCGTTCTGCGGTTTCCCCTGGTTCCTGCCTGTGAAGTTCCTGGTCAA GAAAAACTGGTACCTTCCCGTTCCGGAGGTGTCACCAAAGTCACCAATAGAGTTCAAGCTACTTTCAAAACAAGAGACAGACTGGGGGACGACAAAGCTAACGTTTGAAGTGAAAG gtcccagtcacatgTCGCTCTACCTCATGCCCCACCCTGGAGCGCTGCTGTCCCGCTGGTCCTTCGGGGACGGCACACCCAAGTTTGACCTCAGCGGGGAGTACTTCATATTCTACTCCCACGGCCTGGAGTCTCCTCCCTGGAAGTTCTGGTTCGAAATTCAG CCTCCAAAAACTCCAGACCCTTCAGGACCTGAGGGGATGATCTCAGTGGCCATCGCATCCCACTACTTTTTTGGAGAGGATCAGAAGACCCCTCAGCTGAATGAGATGCTCCAGAGGTTCCCCAAGTGGGCCTTCCCCTCGTCCTGGGTCAGCACCTACCACATGTACCGATACTGA